GCTAATCagattttaaagttaaagtttgaATTAAAGCAGGAAAAGTCTCAAACTGATGTTAATGATGATTCAAGTCGATCTAAATTGGATTAACTTCACCAATTTGAACACAGGTCTCTCTGGAAACCTGTATTGTgtagaaaatgttgtttttgacatttcattggGATTATAACAATACGGCTGACATTAATTCTACAACACCGTAGGGGGGAATAAAAATCTCTTGCTAACACTATGTggagtgtttatgtgtttgtttttgtgtgtgacatttAAGAGGAATACCAACAGGTATTCTGGCTGCTTTGATTCATGTCCACACTTACCACTTCAAACATCTTACTCTTGCTGCTACTCAcattttcttgcttttcttttcttttctttttgcgaATAATCCGCTAACCCCAACACAAGTCTGACCTTTGTTAAATAACAACGTGTGATTGATTCTTTTTTCCACATGGCACCACTTCTGCTCGTATAGAGCGTATTCCCTAACCTAATTCTTATCTTTCTATTTCAACCTCAAGTAAGTGTATTTGTGCAATGTCCCTTGAACAATGACTGATGTGCTAAAGATTTCTTTCTATTTTGCTAGAAATACACTCTTTCCTAGGTGAAGTAATTGGAATTCTGTTCTTTTCACATAGGTGTACCCACTGTTCTCTGTATAGCAGCGCACTGGCATTTGTTTCTCCAATTAGGATGAATCCTCACAAATCCCACAGGCCCTGTAAAGAGCTGTCATGCCCCAACCAAGCACCCACTTGCAAAACAAGAACTCTGATAATTACTTTTAGTCAAGGATGTTCATCACCATGCAGCATTGTCCTTCCAGCCCTGGTCTCATCACAGTGTCAGATCATCACAAAAGCCACCTTAAGTACCTCTGCCATatttcttctgtctgtctggacTGCAGGGCACTTCATTCAATTTTCAGTTGGCTGTTGGGAAATGACCTCTAGCCTGAATGTCTTACAGACAACAGTGATGAAAGAGACAGATTCAGAGCTGGTGGGCATTGTGATTATCTTTTAACCTATAACAGAAATGGCTCTCCCAATGGAAGATATACATTTTTGTCCTGGAGGATTTCACAAAGGCAATCGAAATAACTTCTATTGTGCTCAAGGTTTTCTGATGTCAACCACATGAGCCCACATATAAAAGTTAAGTCTCTTATCTCATCAATTGGGTCGGATCGTGCATTGACATCCTGCTCTTTAGTCTCAGTTAGGGAGCCTTAACTTTCCTGCCACAGTTAGTATCCTACACAACCCCTTCTCTTGTTGAAATCATGGCAGATGTTGAAAGCATGTATGgccaattaaaaaaagaaaattgtcaTCTTAATTTAGTCAGTGGGgcagcacagtggtgcagtggttagcactgtgtgtgattgtgtttgcatgttctcttgTGCCTATGACAGTTTGTTCTGTCTattcctgtttcctctcacagtccaaagacatgaagGAAGGCCATAGGTGTGAACGAGAGCTtgaatagttgtttgtctctggataTCAACCCTGTGATAGACTTGTAATCTGTCGAGGGTGTTTCCTGCTCGTcatccaatgtcagctgggatcggctcctTTATCCCTCGTGCAACCCTTGACAATAAGTGGCATAGCTTACGGGTGGATGGATTGAATTCATTAAGTACAGGAGTGACATCTAAATTTGTCATAGTGAAACTTCATAAGTTTTGATGGATGTGCAGTTGGGGTATAATGGTCCATGGTTTTATTgggattatatatatatatatttatatactgtatatgaaatTTCAGTGCACTGCTCAGCAGAGAACAGTGGACAGACCTGAGGAGCTTTCTAGATGTGTCTGTATCTTTGCTCCTAGAACAAGGGTTGTAAATGacgtttttaatttttttaactctGTCATGTGTGGTATTAGTTTGCTAGAACTTCTAATTTGTACCAGCAGACACCTGTATAAGAGCTGTCCACATGCTCAaggcatttttatttaaaggttcagtgtgtataatttagttacatctagtggtgaagttgcatgttgcagctgaatacccctcaccctccccttccaaacatgaaagagaacctgttgtAGCCTCAGTtgtaataaaaactcaaaaggtgtcaagtttgtccagtttggacgattgtaaaaaacatggcgacctccgtagagaggagccgTTGCCAATGTAAATagtaagtatttaaatataaagggccaattctagagtaatgaaaacaacaatttgaaaaTTTAGATCactataaatactttaaattcaatttctgccaatagttcccttttacctaaatcttgcacactgaacctttaattgaAACCAATGCTTTTTActgaatatacatatattttaaagaatttacCAACTTTACTAAATTCTCAGCCTATTAAAAACTGTGTACATTAACTATGTACATTAATAAAACTTATTCTTTGTCTTAAGCTCTGTTGCAATGGAGGAGAGATATGAGCACAAAAAACAAGCTCGCATCCAGGAAGTGGTAAGAATCTATGAACTCACACTATCCACACCCCAGTGTAAATAACATTGTATAAATTAGCATTCTTGTTTATCTTTCTAGGTGAGGACAAAGATGGACTGCAAATATGTCCGTGAGGAGCACATGATCAGGGGACCACACTTTCTGGTCAGACTCAGGTCCCACACTGTGTATGAAAACACTCCAGTCCAACTCTTCTGCACTGTGGAGGGATTCCCCATGCCTATTGTAAAATGGTAAATcaacaataaaacctttttGCCTGGTAATTCAATAGCCtacaaatattaacaaaatatacTCAATATAGTTTTTTTGGTTACATTTTCCCCATACGTAACAGTTGCATAACTTAGCAGTATTTCATGAACTAAGATTGTTTACCTAACTTTTTCTTGTATATCATATTATTGATCTCAGTAGTAAAATGTCTCATTGCTGTAATTTTCTCCCACTATAGGTATAAAGACGGCCTGACCCTGGACTTGTCCTCTGGAAGGTACCTGGTAGAAACTAAAGGTGGAATCCATTCCCTGGAGATCACGAGGTACAATAAGTTCAAGCACAGACTGTTTTGACAAAGAGTTATTGATCACTTGATAAGTAAGTTTTCACAAGAGAGAATTTGACTTACAGTTTGAGTTCACGATGAAGGCTGCCACTGAGCTGCATCATGTGAATTCCAGGATCGTATGTTTGGAGTTTGACCTTGACTTTGAACCACAGTGTGAATTCAACATCAGCATATCTCAGCCTCAGCTGCACAGATTTCCGTCCGTCACTTGGAAAGGGTATCTTCAGTTCTAGTAGAGCAATTGTATgaaaatcatagactgtatataaagatggaccgCGTGTCTCCACTTACTGTCCAGACactaagccaaaatatcctgggtGCTAACTCAGCCATCTTGCTTGTCAGACGTCATTTGGAGCAAGAGTCTCCACAGCAGTAATCTTCGgatggaaaaatgaacacttgaaccaGTGTGACAAACACTACttcaaaaatgacagaaaccaaccatctttgagaagaaTGTATCTcacatgtattttgactttttagtttgatccatgtcccatgcactaacatggagggagcagggtttatgactcacactgcagccagccaccagggggtgattgagatgttttggcttcagttttgggaagtcatgtcatccatctttaaggAAAATGCTGCAATTACTTTTTGACTAATATCATCAATTTACAAATTTCATGAATTATGAAACTTATTCATGATTCTATTCCCACTTGGGCACTGACTATGACATGAACCATCAGGAAATCTCTCCTGTCAAATCCATCAGCCTCTGACTGTAAATTCCGACTATAGTAATATGTCAGAGTCAGCTGACTGGCTGTGCGATTGGATGCTGTATATGGGACAAGAACATATCCTGCTCTCCCTCCAGTCTTAGGAAGCTCAGCTGTTCAAGTGCTGACCTCAGTGCCACATGATACTCCAGGATTCTTTCAGTCATCACTCTCTCCGTGGATCCTGTCCCCTATCGCTACTTCTGTCTGTTACTCACGGTTCAACCCACAACGGAAACTCACTGCAGTCTCTCTTAATGATTTTCGATTAATTCCCCTTAGCTCCATGAGCCTGTAGTATTTTAATTATGAGTGTTGTACAAACAAAAATTTACAGAGAATTATTTTCGTTTTTTAAgttattaaattcaaaatgattGCGGCTACTAAATGCTTGGGATATTTTCAAGCTTCTCGAATGGACTGGAAGATGTTAAGGGATACATTCTTTATCAAAAGTTAGgccacacagacagagagagaaatcccAAACCCCCAGTCTGTCTTGGATCTTTACACCATGACATTCCTGCACAACCACGCACGCgagcgcacacacgcacgcacacacacacacacacacacacacacacacacacacacacacacacacacacacacacacacacacacacaaacacactacacacagaTGGTGCAGACATATCTGTGTATATGAAGTATTTACTGAACGTTATTATGGTTGAAAATAACAATACTTCTTCTGCTCTCCCTTCGCTCCCTGATGCAACTCCCTGCAATCACTTTCGTTAATAATGTCAAAGTCATCTCGTCCTGACTGCACCAGCCCCGTGCTCACTGTAGATGATACTATTTTAATACGAGCTTGTGGAGAAAAGGGAGCATCAGGCAGAGAGAGTGATTCAGGGAGAGGTAGAAAGATGAaaaggctggaggaggaaaagagaataAAGCAGAAGAGTTTCAGCTCAAGGGTGGAGGTTGTTCAAACGACAGATCTGTGTAATATCAAGATTTCTGTAGCAGCCCTTTTTTGTCTATTAAACTGGTTTGTCTCTTGACACAAGGTATTAATGGCAGCCCTGTCGTCAATAGGTTTTGATTTATAGTCCAGAGTCAGATTTCAGCTATGGATAGCACCACTACGACAGTAGACACATGACTTAAATACAATCAGGGCATATTGCGCTGTAATGGCAACTTTTTCTTTCACTATGAGTTATAAAGCAATGGACTACGACAGTATGTCCTTCATAGCTACGACATAATCCCCTTATGCAGAATGAAAAATAAGCTTTTATACTCTATGTAGATTTCTCGTTGTGgcaaataaaatattctctCAAACAACAATGTATTGAAAACTAATGTCTACAGCATATCTAAGTGTCCAAGTCCTAGAAACTGTCTAATGGTAAACCCTTTGTATGGGACCCTTGTAAAGGTTTGCGGTGTCACTGTGGCCACGTGGACGCTTGCTGATACCTTAAGCTTACATTAAGTTTTAACATCTACATTTACTGTATGACTCTCAACCCTTTGAACTTTCAAGCACCATGTGACTTTAGAGGTAACAGAAGCAGTGAGAACTCTGTATGGTGCTTTGAAGCAAACAAGTTCCACATCACAAATGGTATAAAGTGTTCTGATGCACTACAACCTGATACTCGTGGCACGTCCGCTGGAGCAGattattccatttatttttttaggcTTTTTGTGAAGAAGTCATGCAAACTTGACTGATTATGACTAAAggaaatacagtatgtgtgatGCCAAGTCGTGTACATGCATTAACTTATCTGTGTAGAACAGGTCAGGTAGGACCGAACCAAACATATGCTGCTGGTCAAAACAGATCATCCCCAGACTACTGAACCCAGCCACACTGCAGGTTTTACTGTACACGTGAAGAGAGGCTCTGTTCCCTCAGCTGCTGTCCATCCCTGGCAGAATGATGCAATCATGTGGCAAATTATTGCTCATTTGGTGTATTAGTTTCATACACTTTGTAGAAGCAAATCCAAACTGGCATTACATCCGTAGGTCACAGGTAGTCGTGTTAGAACTAATACTTATGGATGGCTCAGTACATCTGGTATGTGGGCATTTTCCATGTCCTTCTATTATAGTATAGTGTAATCCGTATAGGTATATTGACCTGAAAACCCTAAATTGAGCTGTCTTTTACAGATGCTGCACTGATGATACAGCCCAGTACACTGCTGTTGCTTGTAACCTCCATGGACAGACCTCTACTCAGGCCTCCATCATCGTCAAGAGTAAGCCCTTCATCATCAAGTCACACTACTTAGTCAAACATAAATTCACGTCTGGACTATTAAATAGGTCAGAGACTATTTCTCTGATGTATAAATAGAATTTGACACTTTTAGTTTACCACCAGCACCACCTGAATGTACTCTAATATCTATTTATACCGTGTAActtttggtgtttgtgttttgatcaTGTAGGATTCaaggaggatgaagagacaTGTCCATATGCGTGGTTGCCTTACACAGGTAAACACCATAACTGACTTCATCTCCATTATATCCGCAATAACAAGATCAGTGCAAATACTATAGGCCATGAGGTATGTCATTCTCTGCACCGGCCCTGTTCCCATCGCTCTGttgtcctgtttcctcctgtccCTTGTCCCGCAGCTTCCATGCTTCCCAAGATCCACTACACTAAAATCCACATTACTTTCACGGAGAAGTTCGggcctgtgttttctgctgaggGAGGGTCTGCCACTCTGTCTGCTACCATGACCCTGAACCCCAACCTGGCCAACCTGCAGCCTGAGGCCCAGTGGTATAGAGATGGTAATTCTTGTAAAGTAATATATTATGACAGAGTAATTGCACCGTAATTGCTAGTAATATATACCGGCTTCCACTGAGACTGCACCACCCAGCGTTGTCGACATGCAGCCTCAGGCACAGCTGTGGACAAATGGGAACGTTTTTACAGCCTCTAATTTTTACTGCAAATTAATTAGACTGAAAGTTGTAATAGATTCTGATGATATAACCCCAGTTAGAGAGTATATCTTCATTTGCTACGTGGGAATCTGTAGACCTCAGTTAAAGGTGCCATGTGGAACAACGGCAAATTGTTATGAATTAATGACTATACACAGTCAAACCTCATTGTGTTATTTAGTCATTTGAAAGAGACTAAATTCAGAATCCCGTCTCGTCTCTAGAAACTCGTCTGGCTGACTCTAAATGGGTGAAGATTGAAACTGGCAGAGGACACACCGCCTTGACTCTTCCTAACCTGTTCAAAGACGATGAAGGACTCTACACACTGCGCATGGTCACTAAAGGAGGAACCGCAGAACACAGcgcttttgtttctgttgcaggTGAGCGGTGCTAGAGGGCTGGACAGTCCAAGACAAGTTGATGATGTTGAGGACTAATGGCTCGATTTGAACTTTGTCAATGCATCTACTGCCTCTTTTTCCAGAACTCATTTACAAACCACAAATATTCTCACtaacatgatttttttaaagcaaagtcCCCCTGTCCCATCCTGTGTAGATGGTCCTCCCCCAGTCCCCGGAGCTCCTGGTGCTCCTATGGACATCAAGATCCACGATGCCAATAGAGACTATGTCATTGTGTCATGGAAGCCACCTAATACCACCACAGAGGGTCCAATCCTGGGATACTTTGTGGACAAGTAGGAGTTACTGACATAAAcaccataaataaataaactgaccAACATAACGACAAACTCATTTCTGTAAGTCATCACATAGAGTTTGCTTGACTATCTGTGCTAATGAAGGCGTTACTGTCTCAAGGGACAGATAATCTTGCCATAATTGCCGtactgcagttttattttacagctaaGATAACTATTGACTTAATTTGTTGCCTACATGATGCTTGTACTGCTGCATTATTTGCTGTGATCATCATCCGATTTGCCACAAATCTTTGTAaaagaatgtttaaaaaatatctttctACTTTTCATTAATTAAATTGCTGCAGTTGAAAAGTGACTTAATACCTGTCATATTTTGGAGATCTTTGCAACAtactttcttctcctctcctgaaCTCATCTCCtcctttgtccttttttgtactcatttttaattttgtagATGTGAGGTTGGCACTGAAAACTGGACTCAATGCAATGATCACCCCATTAAGATCTGCAAATATCCAGTGTCTGGGCTCTTTGAAGGACACTCCTACTACTTCAGAGTCCGAGCTGTCAACTCCCAAGGAATAAGCAAAGCGTCCCGCATGTGTGACCCCATCGCTGCTCTGGACCCCACTGAGTTTGAGAGGCTCCACGGTGGGTTTCACTGGATTACATAGTGAAAGGTCCTCCTTGCCTTTTATGATACATCGTTTGAAGTGAGAAGCAAAATGTCAGAGTCGTTTTAGGATGTTTGAATGGATGCAAAGTTATGAACTCTGACATTTATGTATTAGAATGTCTGTGATGAATGATTCACTTTCTTCAACCAACTTGACTCAAAAAACGTTATAGTAGAGCTacttcatcaacatcatcaaataatatctttattattaacagtttacatttaatcctttttttaaattcaggtCATTCACATATTATGTTTGAGGGTTAATTTTACATGGCAATCTGCTGATTCTGATCGTTTTGCTCCACTCACTAAACTGCTTTATAGGATTCAAACACAACGGTACAGTGTTTGGTTCTGTTACAGTGCATCTCACTGATAAAGATTAGCTGTCTGGTGTGATCTGAATAAGAATCCAACTTATCTAAATGTCCTGTCTTTTATCCTCCTGTAGCCAAAAAGCTTGGAGGAAAACTGGATGTTGTGTCTTACCACGATGAAGTTGAAGGTGGGTTTTTCGATTAAAATCAACACTCATCTACCTAAAATCTATAATTATATATCACAtatgatctgtgtgtgtttgtgtttagctGATGGAAAGCCTCCCAGTGCTCCATCCGGAATTTATGCCTCAGAAACCGACAGGACGTATGTTGTTCTGAGCTGGAAAGCTCCTAAATATTCCAGCAAGGCTCCCATGTGGTACTTTATGGAAAAGGTAGGAATCGAATACTACACTGTACATTCTATAGGGCCTCTCATGGGTTTCAGTCTACATTTGTGTTAAATGCGTTGTACTCTAGAGCAGGACAACGCTGTGTCAATGCTGTGTGAAACAATAGTTTAAATCAGtagtttataaatgtatatcGATTTGTGACATGTGTAAACAGCTACTTGAGATATGCAGTAAAACCAGTTTCATACAGTACAACATATCATTATGTGTGTTAAGGAAGCAGGCAAGCTaactctgtcctctctctctctcccgtgtCCCCACAGAGCATGGCAGACAGCAATGCATGGCAGCGTATCAACACTCAGGTTCCTATTCGATCCCCTCGTTATGCCGTCTTTGACCTGGCGGAGGGAAAACAATATCAGTTCAGAGTGTTGTCGGCCAATATCTATGGAATCAGTGAGCCCTCAGAGCCGACAGGCCGGATCGAGACCCAGGAACTCAAAGGTCTGTCTCTGTTCCATGTTAGTGTCACAGATTGTAGATTATTCTAGTGTGGACCAAGTCcaggttttaaatatttgaaatattcaaaaaaatgttttcctttcctcAGGTGTGCCATCAGCTCCAGGTCAGGTGATTTCTACAAGAGAAACAGACACCTCCGTCCTCATCCAGTGGGCTCCTCCAAAGGAACCCAACAATCTCATTGGCTACTACATCGACCAGTGTGTTAAAGGTTCCAAAGACTGGacctcagccaatcacaagccTCACAAGAACTGCAAGTATGTTTTCGACCGGAAAAAACCCCCACACTTTttagtgaaatgtgtttttcttaataAAATGACACCAAatcctgtttttattattttcctttcaggTTTGTGGTTAGTGGTCTGACCAAAGGAGAAACCTACGTGTTCCGTGTCCAGGCGATCAATGAGCTGGGTCTCAGCGATGAATCCCAGGAGTCTGCTCCTCTGACTGTCAAGGCTGCCCTCAGTCAGTACTGACACATTGTTATTGACGATGACAGAGATAATGATAGATATCTGCTTTCTGTTACCCTGTTGGATTGTGATAAATCTTTTGATGAGAGTGAAGTAGTAATATTGTACTGGTATTATAAGTATTACAATTCAGTGATGCCGTTTCAGCCGCCCCTTCTGCTCCTTACGACGTGGCTCTGCTGAACTGTGACGGCAAATCAATGGTTCTGAACTGGAAGAAGCCTCTGGACTGTGGAGGATCAAAGGTCAAGGAGTATTACGTGGACAAAAGACGCAGTGGAACAGACATGTGGAGGGAGGTTCACATCCCAGCAGTCACACAAAGACTGTATAAGGTACAGCAATATCTGTGACTAAACTTACCTTAAAAAAcgaacttttacttttaatagaCAACTTTTTCACCTCGTGTACTACAGCTATCCTCTATTCCATCTTAGTAACCATGGTAACATGTCATTGACAGGCTGAGGGCCTGACCGACGGAGCCGTCTATCAGTTCCAGGTGTTTGCAGCCAACCTGGCCGGCCTCGGGGCGGCTTCCCAGCATTCTGCTGACTTCAGCTGTGCGGCCTGGACGATGCCTGAGCCTGGTCAGTGAGCGTCATCTTCAGACCAACTTTATCAACTGATCAATCTGAAATATCAAGAATAAACATGAAGTCAAGTTTAAAGTAGTCACGCTCATATCTACTAAATAGCGTTGACAATTAGATGGAGGGGAATTAACGAGGTCCGTGAAAGgtaaactaaatcacaaatgtaaatgtgttccTCCTTTAGGTCCTGCCTATGACCTGTCTTTCTGTGAAGTAAGAGGCAGCTCTTTGGTGGTTGAGTGGCAAAAGCCTGTGTATTCTGGTTCTGGACCAATCACAGGCTATCGTGTTGAGTATGCTAAGAAGGGCACCTCTGACTGGGTCACAGCCAACGAGAAATCTGTCAGTCATCGCTTCCTTAAGGTACGAAAAAATCTACAGGCTCCTAAAGGtggaagttttcttttttaacttctagtgatttttgttttctgtttttcttcatcagaccttaaaataaataaaaatactttgtgCACAAAAAAGAtagaataacaataaataatatataattttatttaacttgATGAATAACTGAATCATTTACAATATTATTGTACCTCATATATGTTGTATATTACTAAATGTTAATAATATCTTCAACACTGTGTCCTCTAAGCTTTCGTTGATTTCTGTTAAGCTTTCTATTGGCTCCTAAAAGTGACACTGTTGACATGCATCCATTGAATTTCAACCTTCTGGACGAATATAGTATTTTTATTGCGTCTACTGGAAAAGGTAGTAATATGCTGACATAAAATTGTAGTGTGCTGACATCTAGTGGAAAAAAGGAGCAACTACTGGGTTAAGTACTCAGCAAAAAAGTAAAGAGTAATGAAAAATAGCAGCACAACGGCAACTCAGTCAGCAGATATACATTTAACCTAATAATTTACAAGTTATAGAATTGAATTATCGTTATTATTCTGTGGTCTGATAAATCATGGGTTACAGTACATATTAAGTGTGAGTGAATAACATGATATTAAGTCATTTAATACCAatagtaaaaacaacaatgtgtcTGGGTGCTAATATaagatacatttacatttattagaTACTATAGCTGCTAGCCCTAACCTTTACCCAATTGATATTTCCTGTCATTGTCTCATCTGCCAAATAAGAAATGAGGTTATTTACCAACAATAGTTTCTGATGTCGTGGACAAACATACTGATACAGAATCACAGTTACTGAACCTGGCAGATTTACAGAGATTGATGATTAACACATCCAGGCCGACAATCATGGCTCTTTTGCTCTCCTGCTTGTTTCCTAGGTAACAGGCCTGGAGGAGGGCAGCAGGTATGTGGTGAGGGTGCGTGGGGTCAACGAAGCAGGAGTGGGCATGGCTTCAATGACCTCTGATCCCGTGACCGCCAAGGCTGTGGAAGGTAACTTATCAATGTCTACAAACTTCCTTTGTAAAGTGCTGCAGCATGTCTATGCTCGGTGatgtactttttttaaatgaagggGAGATGACGAATATGATCAAgtataacaaatattttttatggtAAAACAACATCCTGTACATCCTGTACCACTGCACTTAGCGGAAATACCTcgataaaaacaatattttcctATAGTAAAATGTGTATATGATGTacatattcagtttttaatttatttatgatctattcttttattctgtgtgccagtttttttttgttgaataaaatgaTTGCAGTTTTAAAGTGATCACtttactgctgtgtgtgtgattgtcttGTGTGTTAAAGGTTCTCAGGAGGTTTCCTGTGTGGTGGACGAGAAGTCCGGTGACATCGTTATGTCCTTCGAGTCCTGCCAAATGAACGAGGGCTCTCAGTTTGCCTGGAAAAAAGATTATAAAGAAATAACAGATTTCTCCAAAGGAGTGGTGATTAAGACAGAAGGCAGCAGGTGagatcactcacacacacacacacacacacacatgcacacacacgtgttgtAATTTTGAAACTTGTAacatccctctgtctctcttgtctctgtctctctcgtgtTGTATTGTAGTTCTAAGCTGATCTTTAAGAACGCGACTAAAGAAGACTTTGGAACATATTCTGTTTCTGTCACCAACATAGAGGGAATTTCATCCAGCTATACAATCTCTGCTGAAGGTAAAGTTGACCTGTCTTTAAAAGTCTGGCTTAGTTTTCAAAATGTAGACTGACTACA
This genomic stretch from Hippoglossus hippoglossus isolate fHipHip1 chromosome 3, fHipHip1.pri, whole genome shotgun sequence harbors:
- the myom2b gene encoding M-protein, striated muscle is translated as MSVWNKRGNYNHEYHHKQSNYVVKEYSSSVAMEERYEHKKQARIQEVVRTKMDCKYVREEHMIRGPHFLVRLRSHTVYENTPVQLFCTVEGFPMPIVKWYKDGLTLDLSSGRYLVETKGGIHSLEITRCCTDDTAQYTAVACNLHGQTSTQASIIVKRFKEDEETCPYAWLPYTASMLPKIHYTKIHITFTEKFGPVFSAEGGSATLSATMTLNPNLANLQPEAQWYRDETRLADSKWVKIETGRGHTALTLPNLFKDDEGLYTLRMVTKGGTAEHSAFVSVADGPPPVPGAPGAPMDIKIHDANRDYVIVSWKPPNTTTEGPILGYFVDKCEVGTENWTQCNDHPIKICKYPVSGLFEGHSYYFRVRAVNSQGISKASRMCDPIAALDPTEFERLHAKKLGGKLDVVSYHDEVEADGKPPSAPSGIYASETDRTYVVLSWKAPKYSSKAPMWYFMEKSMADSNAWQRINTQVPIRSPRYAVFDLAEGKQYQFRVLSANIYGISEPSEPTGRIETQELKGVPSAPGQVISTRETDTSVLIQWAPPKEPNNLIGYYIDQCVKGSKDWTSANHKPHKNCKFVVSGLTKGETYVFRVQAINELGLSDESQESAPLTVKAALTAPSAPYDVALLNCDGKSMVLNWKKPLDCGGSKVKEYYVDKRRSGTDMWREVHIPAVTQRLYKAEGLTDGAVYQFQVFAANLAGLGAASQHSADFSCAAWTMPEPGPAYDLSFCEVRGSSLVVEWQKPVYSGSGPITGYRVEYAKKGTSDWVTANEKSVSHRFLKVTGLEEGSRYVVRVRGVNEAGVGMASMTSDPVTAKAVEGSQEVSCVVDEKSGDIVMSFESCQMNEGSQFAWKKDYKEITDFSKGVVIKTEGSSSKLIFKNATKEDFGTYSVSVTNIEGISSSYTISAEELAKMLALSYDIRHPVIPLKSELAYKILERGRMRFWLQAEEISSNVTYKFFANNKELSGADPNKMGHDVSTGVIEFTMDHFTEENEGTFTCQITDGGGKGQSSLVLIGDAFKAALAEAEYQRREYIRVKEGPHFSEFLTLQVGDDCSVNLVCKVANLKKESQFHWYREDTEIIPDVKPDLGSGLCKLPIKLFSLKTAGVYKATISDDRGKDMSQIDISGKVFDDAINKISQLAGASAAEVVIHCTATGIQLQCHLKYYTSEMNITWVNGETKLSHSDKHVIGGTPAMATMEVIEPEGRDKGKYSIVIANPETSHKRTLDLSGDVFEKAFAEFQRLKAEAYAEKNRGKVVGGLPDVVTIMEKKTLSLTCTVCGDPKPQVSWLKNGTEVEPDDQYVVSLDQGRFASLTIKGVSMESSGRYTMIVQNKYGGESVDIVVSVYRHGEKIPEAKPTLTPKTIIPPKLPIEIPQSKSQPAPSPAPAAPSPAPPKPALGKGAKSPTPTRRK